In Arcanobacterium canis, the sequence TGTTCGTCCAGCGTGCGGCCGAGTGAAGACGGCACGATGGTGTTTGTCAGGGAGATGCCATCGAGGGCGTCCTGATAGTTGAGCTTACCCACTGAAAGCATCGAGGAGAGCATTCCGTGAGTATCCATGCCGTTCTCCGGGTTCGCACCCGGGGCGAACGGCGTTCCCGCACGGTGTCCCGACGGGAAGTTTCCGGTGTTCTTGCCGTAAACCACATTGGAGGTAATGGTCAGAACAGACTGGGTCGGAAGGGCATTACGGTAGAGCTTCAGCGCGCGGATCTTCTGCATCACCGTGTGAACAACAGTTGCGGCGATATCATCGGCGCGGTCGTCGTCGTTACCGTAGAGCGGGAAATCGCCTTCGGTCTTGTAGTCAACCACAAGGCCAGTCTCATCGCGGATCGGCGTCACCTTTGCATACTTGATTGCGGACAGCGAGTCAGCCACGATCGACAGACCTGCGATGCCACAGCCCATGGTGCGCAGAATCTTTGAATCGTGAAGCGCCATCTCCAGCGACTCGTATGCGTAACGATCGTGCGAGTAGTGGATGATGTTCAGAGCCTCAACATAAGTTCCCACAACCCAGTCGAGCATCTTCTCGTACTTGTCCCATACCTCGTCGAAGTCGAGCGGACCATCGCCCTCAATCGGCTCGAAGCCGCTCACGATCTGCTTGCCCGACATCTCGTCACGGCCACCGTTGATGGCGTAGAGAAGAGCCTTTGCTGAGTTCACGCGAGCACCGAAGAGCTGCATCTGCTTACCAACACGCATCGGGGAAACGCAGCATGCGATAGCGGCGTCGTCACCCCACTGAGCGGTGATCTGCTCATCGGACTCGTACTGCACGGACGAGGTCTCAATGGACACCTTTGCACAGAAGTCCTTGTAGCCCTGCGGGAGCTGCTTCGACCAGAAGATCGTGATGTTCGGCTCCGGAGCTGGGCCAAGGTTCACGAGGGTCTGGAGGAGTCGGAAGGAAGTCTTGGTCACGAGGGTACGGCCATCTTCACCGGTACCGCCGTCGGACCAGGTTGCCCAGTACGGATCGCCCGAGAAGATCTGATCGTAAGCCTCGGTACGCAGGAAGCGCACGATACGGAGCTTGACGACGAGAGCCTCAATGATCTCCTGAGCCTCGGACTCAGTGAGAATGCCACGAGCAAAATCGCGCTCAAAGTAGGAATCGAAGAAGCCGGAGAGTCGGCCGAAGGACATTGCGGCGCCGTCCTGCGACTTCACAGAACCGAGGTAAGCGAAGTAGGTCCACTGGACGGCTTCCTTCGCATTGGTTGCCGGGCCGGAGATGTCGAAGCCGTAATCGGCAGCCATCTTCTTGAGCTTCTTGAGAGCCTTGATCTGCTCGGAGATTTCCTCGCGATCGCGTGCCCAGTGCTCGCTGAATGGTTCGTCAGCGTTGAGGTCCTTGTCCTTGAGCTTCTCGTTGATGAGGTAATCAACACCGTAGAGAGCCACACGGCGATAGTCACCAATGATACGGCCACGGCCATATGCGTCAGGAAGACCAGTGATGATGTGCGAGGAACGAGCTGCACGAATATTTGGCGTGTAGATATCGAACACGCCGTCGTTGTGCGTCTTGCGGTACTTGGTGAAGATCTTCTCAACCTCTGGATCCGCTTCCTTGCCAGCTTCAGCAAGAGCGGTCTTGACCATGCGCCAGCCACCGTTCGGCATCATGACGCGCTTGAGAGGTGTATCAGACTGGAGACCCACGATGACATCATCATCATCGGAAATGTAACCCGGCTTGAAAGCATCGATGTCAGCAGGAGTCTTAGTGTCCACGTCGAAAACGCGGCGCTTGCGCTCTACCGACAGATAGTTCTTCTCGAGGTGATCCCACAGACGCAGGGTCTTCTCAGTCGAAGGAGCGAGGAACGATGCGTCGCCTTCGTAGGGGGTGTAATTCTTCTGAATGAAGTCGCGGACATCAACCGCTTCCTGCCAATGGCCAGGCTGGAAGCCATCCCATGCCTCGGTAAACTTGGCATCGGCTTCAACAGTTGCACTCATGAGCTTTCTCCTTTGGACTCGACGTGCTTTGTCTTCAACTTCCATTTTCACGACATTTTTTGGTTTAGTCCAGAAAAAACGATGTAAGCCACGATACTTTTTAGCTCTAGAA encodes:
- the pflB gene encoding formate C-acetyltransferase codes for the protein MSATVEADAKFTEAWDGFQPGHWQEAVDVRDFIQKNYTPYEGDASFLAPSTEKTLRLWDHLEKNYLSVERKRRVFDVDTKTPADIDAFKPGYISDDDDVIVGLQSDTPLKRVMMPNGGWRMVKTALAEAGKEADPEVEKIFTKYRKTHNDGVFDIYTPNIRAARSSHIITGLPDAYGRGRIIGDYRRVALYGVDYLINEKLKDKDLNADEPFSEHWARDREEISEQIKALKKLKKMAADYGFDISGPATNAKEAVQWTYFAYLGSVKSQDGAAMSFGRLSGFFDSYFERDFARGILTESEAQEIIEALVVKLRIVRFLRTEAYDQIFSGDPYWATWSDGGTGEDGRTLVTKTSFRLLQTLVNLGPAPEPNITIFWSKQLPQGYKDFCAKVSIETSSVQYESDEQITAQWGDDAAIACCVSPMRVGKQMQLFGARVNSAKALLYAINGGRDEMSGKQIVSGFEPIEGDGPLDFDEVWDKYEKMLDWVVGTYVEALNIIHYSHDRYAYESLEMALHDSKILRTMGCGIAGLSIVADSLSAIKYAKVTPIRDETGLVVDYKTEGDFPLYGNDDDRADDIAATVVHTVMQKIRALKLYRNALPTQSVLTITSNVVYGKNTGNFPSGHRAGTPFAPGANPENGMDTHGMLSSMLSVGKLNYQDALDGISLTNTIVPSSLGRTLDEQVTNLVGIMDAGFIKKD